The following coding sequences are from one Granulicella sp. L56 window:
- the mnmE gene encoding tRNA uridine-5-carboxymethylaminomethyl(34) synthesis GTPase MnmE gives MSDNDTIVAISTPPGRGGIGIVRLSGPSARAIAEPLLRLRHPLAAGQARFAEILDIEKKDKTPLLRKESIVLDEAVVTYFAAPNSYTAEDIVEIAAHGSPVLLDYLVRTCIANGARLAEPGEFTQRAFLAGRLDLTQAEAVHDLIESTTLHQARVAAQQLGGALSRQVAPIKEKLVHLIASLEAGIDFAEDDIDLLPASAITAQIQAIEVPLASLEKTFSYGRIVRDGFTLTIVGRPNAGKSSLFNRLVERDRAIVTATPGTTRDLVTERVSLEGIPLELVDTAGLRDAADEAETIGIAKSREAMAEADIVLLVLDATAPLHPEDEAAIAAHTTRPLLIARNKHDLAPGTSLPNQHHRVLQTSALTGEGIAELRRAILALITTAAPSSETALLTNLRQQQAVSTTLAALARARTAVAAAIPHEMLLLDLYEALQSLDSLTGVTTTDDILHLIFSTFCIGK, from the coding sequence ATGAGCGACAACGACACCATCGTGGCTATCTCGACACCGCCGGGGCGCGGTGGAATCGGCATCGTCCGGCTGTCCGGCCCGTCTGCTCGCGCGATTGCGGAGCCGCTGCTTCGATTGCGGCATCCGCTTGCGGCTGGGCAGGCACGGTTTGCCGAGATTCTCGATATAGAAAAAAAAGATAAAACGCCGTTACTAAGAAAAGAGAGCATCGTTCTCGACGAAGCTGTCGTCACGTATTTCGCAGCCCCAAACTCTTACACCGCCGAAGACATCGTGGAGATCGCGGCGCACGGATCGCCAGTGCTTCTCGACTATCTTGTGCGCACCTGCATCGCCAACGGCGCGCGGCTTGCCGAACCCGGCGAATTTACGCAGCGCGCGTTTCTCGCAGGACGTCTCGACCTGACGCAAGCCGAAGCCGTTCACGACCTCATCGAATCGACCACGCTGCACCAGGCACGCGTCGCCGCGCAGCAACTCGGCGGTGCGCTCTCCCGTCAGGTCGCTCCTATTAAGGAGAAGCTAGTGCACCTCATCGCGTCGCTCGAAGCTGGAATCGACTTTGCCGAAGACGATATCGATCTGCTACCTGCCTCTGCAATCACCGCGCAGATCCAGGCGATCGAAGTTCCGCTCGCTTCATTGGAGAAGACCTTCAGCTACGGCCGCATCGTTCGCGACGGATTCACCCTCACCATCGTAGGCAGGCCCAACGCAGGCAAGTCGTCGCTCTTCAACCGCCTCGTCGAACGCGACCGCGCCATCGTCACCGCAACCCCCGGCACGACCCGCGACCTCGTCACCGAGCGCGTCTCGCTTGAAGGCATTCCGCTGGAGCTTGTCGATACGGCAGGCCTGCGCGATGCGGCCGACGAGGCCGAGACCATCGGCATCGCCAAGTCACGCGAGGCCATGGCCGAGGCCGACATCGTGCTGCTCGTGCTCGACGCCACCGCGCCGCTGCACCCCGAGGATGAAGCCGCGATTGCCGCGCACACAACGCGGCCTCTGTTGATTGCGCGTAACAAGCACGACCTTGCCCCCGGCACATCGCTGCCCAATCAGCACCATCGCGTCCTTCAAACCTCGGCGCTCACCGGCGAAGGCATCGCCGAGCTGCGCCGTGCCATTCTTGCGCTGATCACCACCGCCGCGCCGAGCAGTGAGACAGCCCTGCTGACGAACCTCCGCCAGCAGCAGGCGGTCTCGACAACGCTCGCTGCACTCGCCCGAGCCCGCACGGCCGTGGCCGCTGCCATTCCTCACGAGATGCTTTTGCTTGATCTCTACGAAGCGCTGCAATCGCTCGATAGTTTAACCGGCGTCACAACCACCGACGATATCCTTCACCTGATCTTCAGCACCTTCTGCATCGGAAAATAG
- a CDS encoding DUF899 family protein has translation MSQKTPLASATELAAKSPVRFPNESAEYRTARTALLAEEIELRRHIERVSEQRRSLLPGGAVPDGYTFIGEDGPHTFADLFGDKQTLVLYSFMFGPQRERPCPGCTSLLSAWDGSAPGVSQHTGFAIIARSPIERLLAFKKERGWQHLALYSDMQGDYTRAYVSAEDADAPALNVFTRRDGIIRHFWSGEMGPETADPGQDPRGAPDIDPVWTILDMTPEGRGATWYPKLDYTPQKLTTIK, from the coding sequence ATGTCCCAAAAGACCCCCCTCGCCTCAGCAACCGAGCTGGCAGCCAAAAGCCCCGTCCGCTTCCCCAACGAGTCCGCGGAGTACCGCACGGCGCGCACCGCGCTGCTCGCGGAAGAGATCGAGCTTCGCCGCCACATCGAGCGCGTCTCCGAGCAACGCCGCTCATTACTGCCAGGCGGAGCAGTCCCCGACGGCTACACCTTTATCGGCGAAGACGGCCCGCACACCTTCGCCGACCTCTTCGGCGACAAGCAGACCCTCGTCCTCTACAGCTTTATGTTCGGCCCTCAGCGCGAGCGGCCATGTCCCGGCTGCACCTCGCTGCTCTCTGCCTGGGACGGCTCCGCTCCCGGCGTCTCTCAACACACCGGGTTCGCCATCATCGCCCGCTCGCCTATCGAGCGCCTGCTCGCCTTCAAAAAAGAGCGCGGCTGGCAGCACCTCGCCCTCTACTCCGACATGCAGGGCGACTACACCCGCGCCTACGTCAGTGCCGAAGACGCCGATGCCCCCGCCCTCAACGTTTTCACCCGCCGCGATGGCATCATCCGCCACTTCTGGAGCGGAGAGATGGGCCCCGAGACCGCAGACCCCGGACAAGACCCGCGCGGCGCTCCCGACATCGACCCGGTCTGGACCATCCTCGATATGACTCCCGAAGGCCGCGGCGCTACCTGGTATCCCAAGCTCGACTACACGCCGCAAAAACTTACCACCATCAAATAG
- the accD gene encoding acetyl-CoA carboxylase, carboxyltransferase subunit beta, translating to MSWFKREDNEIVNDPEKTVRTEGLWVRCDGCREIIFKADLEANLQVCPRCGKHFRIDARARIANLLEPGYELVDLELRSTDPLEFTDLKPYKRRLAEAQKKTGLNDAIINAIGTIGPHPVVLSVMEYSFIGGSMGSVVGETIARAVDRSLETRHPLIIISASGGARMMEGIASLMQLAKVSAGLARMDDEGIPYISVMTDPTTGGVTASFAMLGDLNIAEPGALIGFAGPRVIEQTIRQKLPEGFQRSEFLIQHGFLDAIVPRKEMKQYLIQALSWMTDSDTKTA from the coding sequence ATGAGCTGGTTCAAACGCGAAGACAATGAGATCGTCAACGATCCCGAGAAGACCGTTCGCACCGAAGGTCTCTGGGTACGCTGCGACGGATGCCGCGAGATCATCTTCAAGGCCGACCTCGAGGCCAACCTTCAGGTCTGCCCCAGGTGCGGCAAGCACTTCCGCATCGACGCCCGCGCCCGCATCGCCAATCTGCTCGAGCCGGGCTACGAGCTGGTCGACTTGGAGCTGCGCTCGACCGATCCGCTGGAGTTCACCGACCTCAAGCCGTACAAACGCAGGCTGGCCGAGGCGCAAAAAAAGACCGGCCTCAACGACGCCATCATCAACGCAATCGGCACAATAGGACCGCACCCCGTCGTGTTGAGCGTGATGGAGTACAGCTTCATCGGCGGCAGCATGGGCTCGGTCGTCGGCGAGACGATCGCCCGCGCCGTGGACCGCTCGCTGGAAACGCGCCACCCTTTGATCATCATCTCCGCCTCGGGCGGCGCGCGCATGATGGAAGGCATCGCCTCGCTGATGCAGCTCGCCAAGGTCTCTGCCGGACTCGCTCGCATGGACGACGAGGGCATTCCGTACATCTCGGTCATGACCGACCCCACCACCGGCGGCGTCACTGCCAGCTTCGCCATGCTGGGCGACCTCAACATCGCCGAGCCGGGAGCGCTGATCGGCTTCGCTGGGCCGCGCGTCATCGAGCAGACCATCCGCCAGAAGCTGCCCGAAGGCTTCCAGCGTTCGGAGTTCCTGATCCAGCACGGATTCCTCGACGCCATCGTCCCGCGCAAAGAGATGAAGCAGTATCTGATCCAGGCGCTCTCGTGGATGACAGACAGCGACACCAAAACGGCCTGA
- a CDS encoding glycoside hydrolase family 105 protein, translating to MNKMLLSGCLLLGCLGVASAQQNYFDQWPAGDSPQEVGKALAEHFVASPHQYTKTIHYSEVCAWYGALQFAELTHDDALRQELIKRFDPLMPGGAEADRIPKRHHVDDQIFGVVPMEIAIQTKDSKYLDFGKTFADEQWNHPLADGTSDETRYWIDDMYMLTMLQLEAYRATGDKKYLDRDAKEMVAYLDKLQQPNGLFFHAPDVQFYWGRGDGWVAAGMAEMLRSLPNDHPDRGRIMMGYRLMMNGLLKYQGKDGMWRQLIDKDDAWPETSSSAMFSFAMITGVKNGWLDAATYGPAARKSWIAVVGYVDQNHDVTQVCEGTGKKNDLDYYYQRKRRTGDFHGQAPVLWAADALLRDK from the coding sequence ATGAACAAGATGTTGTTGTCCGGATGCCTGTTGCTCGGTTGTCTCGGTGTAGCCTCGGCCCAGCAGAACTACTTCGATCAATGGCCTGCGGGCGACTCGCCGCAAGAGGTAGGCAAGGCGCTTGCGGAACACTTCGTGGCCAGCCCGCACCAGTACACCAAGACCATTCATTACTCCGAGGTCTGCGCGTGGTACGGCGCGCTCCAGTTCGCCGAGCTGACCCACGACGACGCGCTGCGGCAGGAGCTGATCAAACGCTTCGACCCATTGATGCCCGGCGGAGCAGAGGCGGACCGCATCCCGAAGCGCCACCACGTCGATGACCAGATCTTCGGCGTTGTGCCGATGGAGATCGCCATCCAGACCAAGGACTCCAAGTACCTCGACTTCGGCAAGACCTTCGCCGACGAGCAGTGGAACCATCCGCTGGCCGATGGCACGTCCGACGAGACGCGCTACTGGATCGACGACATGTACATGCTGACGATGTTGCAGCTCGAAGCCTATCGCGCCACCGGCGACAAAAAATACCTCGACCGCGACGCGAAAGAGATGGTCGCTTATCTCGACAAGCTGCAACAGCCTAACGGCCTCTTCTTCCACGCGCCCGACGTGCAGTTCTATTGGGGCCGCGGCGATGGATGGGTGGCGGCGGGCATGGCGGAGATGCTGCGCAGCCTGCCTAACGACCATCCCGACCGCGGCCGCATCATGATGGGCTATCGCCTGATGATGAACGGCCTGCTGAAGTACCAGGGCAAGGACGGCATGTGGCGCCAGCTCATCGACAAGGACGACGCATGGCCCGAGACTTCGAGCTCGGCGATGTTCAGCTTCGCCATGATTACCGGTGTCAAAAACGGTTGGCTCGATGCCGCGACCTACGGCCCGGCGGCGCGTAAAAGCTGGATCGCCGTCGTTGGCTACGTCGATCAGAACCACGACGTGACCCAGGTCTGCGAGGGCACCGGCAAGAAGAACGATCTCGACTACTACTACCAGCGCAAGCGCCGCACCGGCGACTTCCACGGACAGGCACCGGTCCTGTGGGCCGCCGACGCCCTGCTTCGCGATAAATAG
- a CDS encoding GNAT family N-acetyltransferase: MLLRPAQPDDALAVASVHVRSWQVAYRRLLPDDYLDQLRAEDRAPHYDFATLDPQKPRTIVAEDDGCIRGFVTAAPSRDSDLPSYGEIYALYVDPEQWGQGIGAALMAAARAHLVQAGFQHALLWVLAGNLRAERFYRRDGWTSDDHRRNDTIWGITVEEVRYLRSL, from the coding sequence ATGCTACTGCGACCCGCTCAACCCGACGATGCTCTCGCTGTAGCCAGTGTGCATGTGCGGTCATGGCAGGTTGCCTATCGAAGGCTGCTCCCCGACGATTACCTCGACCAGCTTCGTGCCGAAGACCGCGCCCCGCACTACGACTTCGCTACCCTTGACCCGCAGAAGCCGCGAACCATCGTGGCAGAAGACGATGGATGCATCCGCGGATTTGTCACCGCCGCGCCGTCGCGCGACTCTGACCTGCCCAGCTACGGCGAGATCTATGCTCTCTATGTCGACCCCGAGCAATGGGGCCAAGGCATCGGCGCAGCGTTGATGGCAGCAGCTCGCGCGCACCTCGTTCAGGCAGGCTTTCAGCATGCCCTCCTTTGGGTGTTGGCTGGCAACCTTCGCGCCGAACGCTTCTATCGACGCGACGGCTGGACAAGCGACGACCATCGGCGAAACGACACCATCTGGGGCATCACCGTCGAAGAAGTCCGCTATCTTCGCAGCCTTTAA
- a CDS encoding 23S rRNA (pseudouridine(1915)-N(3))-methyltransferase RlmH, with protein sequence MKIVLTAVAPRRTRTKSEATDRLLADYIERCGRYLPCESQVFEEEAAFLEWLSRQAGRGPAYAILLDSRGQQFSSEDFAARFGDLRDGGSQRVVLGVGPANGWSAAGLQRASLLLSLGRMTLPHQLARVVAAEQVYRALTILAGHPYHSGH encoded by the coding sequence ATGAAAATTGTCTTGACTGCTGTCGCTCCCCGGCGGACACGAACCAAATCGGAGGCGACCGACCGCCTGCTGGCCGACTATATCGAGCGCTGCGGACGATATCTACCCTGCGAGTCGCAGGTCTTCGAAGAAGAAGCAGCATTTCTGGAGTGGCTGTCCAGGCAGGCAGGGCGAGGTCCGGCCTATGCCATCCTGCTCGACAGCCGTGGCCAGCAGTTTTCGTCCGAGGACTTCGCCGCCCGGTTCGGCGACCTGCGTGACGGAGGCAGCCAGCGGGTGGTGCTGGGGGTTGGCCCCGCCAATGGCTGGTCGGCGGCAGGGCTGCAGCGGGCAAGCCTGCTGTTGTCGCTGGGAAGGATGACGCTGCCGCACCAACTGGCGCGGGTCGTGGCCGCCGAACAGGTCTACCGTGCACTGACGATTCTCGCCGGGCACCCCTACCACTCCGGCCATTAG
- a CDS encoding DUF2461 domain-containing protein, which translates to MATHFSNEALKFLRGLKRNNDREWFAARKDIYERELKAPMLALVAEVNDAMIDFAPENVRAPQKAIMRIYRDIRFSKDKRPYKVHQAAWWARQGLEKTSGGGFYIDVSGTEVTIAGGVFMPEREQLLAIRRHLLDHHTEMRRLLAAKKLKSAMQEIDGQRLTRAPKGFPAEHPAIDLLLAKQWGVIARLPAEFALRPTLVKDIVAHLKLAAPIVALLNAPLIPKPRKPMF; encoded by the coding sequence ATGGCGACACACTTTTCCAACGAAGCCCTGAAGTTTCTGCGGGGGTTGAAACGGAACAACGACCGCGAGTGGTTTGCCGCGCGCAAGGATATCTATGAGCGCGAATTAAAAGCCCCCATGCTCGCGCTTGTCGCCGAGGTGAACGACGCGATGATCGACTTCGCGCCTGAGAATGTTCGTGCCCCGCAGAAGGCCATCATGCGCATCTACCGCGACATTCGTTTCAGCAAGGACAAGCGTCCCTATAAGGTCCATCAGGCCGCATGGTGGGCGCGGCAGGGGTTGGAGAAGACCTCGGGCGGGGGCTTTTACATCGACGTCAGTGGCACGGAGGTCACTATCGCCGGTGGCGTCTTCATGCCTGAGCGCGAACAACTGCTCGCCATTCGTCGCCATCTACTCGACCACCACACGGAGATGCGCCGTCTGCTTGCAGCAAAAAAACTGAAGTCCGCTATGCAGGAGATCGATGGCCAGCGCCTCACGCGTGCGCCCAAAGGCTTCCCCGCCGAACACCCTGCGATCGACCTTCTGCTCGCGAAGCAATGGGGAGTCATCGCACGCCTCCCCGCCGAGTTTGCGCTACGCCCCACGCTGGTCAAAGACATCGTGGCACACCTCAAGCTCGCCGCGCCGATCGTTGCGCTGCTCAACGCCCCGCTGATACCGAAGCCGCGCAAGCCCATGTTCTAG
- a CDS encoding TIGR03435 family protein, whose amino-acid sequence MTFAVGAMSQSTFSISNFRAAHRPVQPYPYGGTSFMTLSRFLLPCILLLCSVASAQLLHPASPMPSFDVVSVRPTNPNQDLGRGSVSPDSYRAERTTIKQVLAYAFGLGYDKELANAPSWITNDHFDIQGKLDEEQVASLRKLSRDDRDVQMSLMVQSMLVERFHLTYHFETRELPLYLLEIAKGGLKCPRDTTSKPAIADPSNPRFRWSEAPAPPPPPPGWHPPSPSEQKVLMQSLHLRTKGWPFWLIVATLSHQPELQGRPVIDKTGLEGAYDCEMNWSQAESDGTGQFFFTAVRDQLGLTLHPSKGPVEVLVIDSISQPSEN is encoded by the coding sequence ATGACATTTGCCGTTGGAGCCATGTCGCAGTCAACGTTCTCTATCTCCAACTTTCGCGCCGCGCATCGGCCAGTCCAGCCTTACCCGTACGGAGGCACTTCGTTCATGACACTGAGCAGATTTCTTCTTCCCTGCATCCTCCTGTTGTGTAGCGTGGCCTCTGCGCAGCTTCTGCATCCGGCATCTCCCATGCCCAGCTTCGACGTCGTCAGTGTGCGCCCCACCAACCCCAACCAGGATCTCGGGCGCGGCAGCGTCAGCCCCGACAGCTATCGCGCAGAGCGCACCACCATCAAGCAGGTGCTTGCCTATGCCTTCGGCCTCGGATACGACAAAGAGCTTGCGAACGCACCCTCGTGGATTACAAATGACCACTTCGACATTCAAGGCAAGCTGGACGAAGAGCAGGTTGCCAGCCTTCGCAAGCTAAGCCGCGACGACCGAGATGTGCAGATGAGCCTGATGGTGCAATCCATGCTCGTCGAGCGCTTTCACCTTACCTACCACTTCGAGACGCGTGAGCTTCCCCTCTACCTCCTAGAAATTGCGAAGGGTGGTCTCAAGTGCCCGCGCGACACCACCTCTAAGCCCGCCATTGCCGACCCCTCCAATCCGCGCTTCCGCTGGTCCGAGGCGCCCGCGCCTCCGCCGCCTCCACCGGGCTGGCACCCGCCCTCACCTTCTGAGCAGAAGGTCCTCATGCAATCCTTGCACCTGCGCACCAAGGGCTGGCCGTTTTGGCTCATCGTCGCGACGCTTAGCCACCAGCCCGAGCTTCAAGGTCGTCCTGTGATCGACAAGACTGGCCTCGAAGGCGCTTATGACTGCGAGATGAATTGGTCTCAGGCCGAATCCGATGGTACAGGCCAATTTTTCTTTACTGCGGTACGGGACCAGCTCGGTCTTACGCTTCACCCCTCCAAAGGCCCGGTCGAAGTTCTGGTCATCGACAGCATCAGCCAGCCTTCGGAGAACTAA
- a CDS encoding SPFH domain-containing protein produces the protein MEPLNAFLLVVLFIVAIAVLVTVLKTLFTVRTYTAGVVERFGKFNRIVRPGLHVLIPYAERVYFVDLQVKQAQFSVETKTHDNVFVQIPVSVQYQVLDDKIYDAFYKLSAPQKQIESFVFNSILGHVPKLSLDETFEQQSGISINVKTELDSIMSGFGYNILTALVTDIVPDIKVKAAMNDINAAQRAQVAAQARGEADKILKVKQAEAEAESKALQGKGIAAERQAIIDGLRASIEHFRESVPGTTAEDVMALVLLTQYFDTLRDIGTRSGSNTIFLPNNPGAANDFMTQILAGLRGNSGLSSHP, from the coding sequence ATGGAACCGCTGAACGCATTTCTGCTCGTTGTTCTTTTTATCGTCGCCATCGCCGTCCTCGTCACCGTCCTTAAGACGCTCTTTACTGTGCGTACCTATACTGCCGGTGTCGTCGAGCGCTTCGGCAAGTTCAATCGCATTGTGCGGCCCGGCCTGCATGTACTGATTCCCTATGCCGAGCGTGTCTACTTTGTCGACCTTCAGGTGAAGCAGGCGCAGTTCTCGGTCGAGACCAAGACGCACGACAATGTCTTCGTGCAGATTCCGGTGTCGGTGCAGTACCAGGTGCTCGACGACAAGATCTATGACGCGTTCTATAAGCTCAGCGCCCCGCAGAAGCAGATCGAGTCGTTCGTCTTCAACAGCATTCTCGGGCATGTGCCAAAGCTCTCGCTCGACGAGACGTTCGAGCAGCAGTCGGGCATCTCGATCAACGTCAAGACCGAGCTTGACTCCATCATGTCGGGCTTCGGCTACAACATCCTTACGGCACTCGTCACCGACATCGTTCCCGATATTAAAGTGAAAGCCGCGATGAACGACATCAACGCGGCCCAGCGAGCGCAGGTCGCGGCGCAGGCGCGCGGCGAGGCCGACAAGATTCTGAAGGTGAAGCAGGCAGAGGCTGAAGCGGAGTCGAAGGCGTTGCAGGGCAAAGGCATCGCCGCCGAGCGGCAAGCTATCATCGACGGCCTGCGCGCTTCGATCGAGCACTTCCGCGAATCTGTGCCCGGTACGACGGCAGAGGATGTCATGGCGCTGGTGCTGTTGACGCAGTACTTCGACACGCTCCGCGACATCGGCACACGCAGCGGCTCCAACACGATCTTTCTGCCGAACAACCCCGGCGCGGCAAACGACTTCATGACGCAGATCCTCGCCGGACTGCGCGGCAACAGCGGTCTGTCTTCGCATCCGTAG
- a CDS encoding class I SAM-dependent methyltransferase yields MEPAKPSRTALRVAMRRAAHQIYDARPLVFEDPFAVSILGDTYAEEVRRTPTRPDRPFSVSLRAFLVARSRYAEDNLARAVEHGVTQYVLLGAGLDTFAHRNAYPGLKVFEVDHPATQQWKRELLEAGGIAAPDRLTYTPVDFERESLPEQLAAAGFDATAPTFFAWLGVVPYLTAEAFRSTLAFIAAQPQGSGLVMDYGQPRHVLPLLEQLAHDSLASRVALAGEPFQLFFTPEQIAQELTAFREIEDLDTGEINHRYFAGRTDSLWLRGTAGRLLCAWR; encoded by the coding sequence ATGGAACCAGCCAAGCCCTCCCGTACTGCCCTCCGCGTAGCCATGCGCCGCGCCGCGCACCAGATCTACGACGCCAGGCCGCTCGTCTTCGAAGACCCCTTCGCCGTCTCCATCCTCGGCGACACCTACGCGGAAGAGGTCCGCCGCACGCCCACCCGGCCCGACCGTCCCTTCTCCGTCTCGCTGCGTGCCTTTCTCGTAGCGCGCAGCCGCTACGCCGAAGACAACCTCGCCCGCGCCGTCGAGCACGGAGTCACGCAGTATGTCCTTCTCGGCGCGGGTCTCGACACCTTCGCGCATCGCAACGCCTACCCCGGCCTCAAGGTCTTCGAGGTCGATCACCCGGCGACCCAGCAGTGGAAGCGCGAGCTGCTCGAAGCAGGCGGCATCGCCGCGCCCGACCGGCTGACCTACACCCCCGTGGACTTCGAGCGCGAGTCGCTGCCCGAACAACTTGCCGCCGCAGGCTTCGACGCCACCGCGCCCACTTTTTTCGCGTGGCTTGGCGTCGTGCCCTACCTCACCGCCGAGGCCTTCCGCTCCACGCTCGCCTTCATCGCCGCGCAACCCCAGGGCAGCGGCCTCGTCATGGACTACGGCCAGCCGCGCCATGTGCTGCCACTGCTCGAACAACTCGCGCACGACTCGCTGGCCTCGCGCGTCGCGCTGGCGGGCGAACCCTTCCAGCTCTTCTTCACGCCCGAGCAGATCGCACAGGAGCTGACAGCATTTCGAGAGATCGAAGACCTCGACACCGGCGAGATCAACCACCGCTACTTCGCCGGACGCACCGACTCGCTCTGGCTTCGCGGCACCGCCGGACGGCTGCTCTGCGCCTGGCGATAG
- a CDS encoding LLM class flavin-dependent oxidoreductase, translated as MKKIGFLSFGHWTPSPQSETRSAADTLLQSIDLAVEAERLGMDGAYFRVHHYARQLASPFPLLAAVGARTRTIEIGTAVIDMRYENPHYMVEDAGAADLIAGGRLQLGISRGSPEQVIDGWRYFGYRPAEGESDAAMGRRHAEEFFELLRGEGFAQPNPRPMFPNPPGLLRLEPYSEGLRERIWWGAGSNATAVWAAKLGMNLQSSTLKDDETGEPFHVQQAKQIRVFRAAWKEAGHARAPRVSVSRSIFALIDDRDRAYFGRGAEEADKVGFIDPTTRAIFGRSYAAEPDVLVEQLRGDEAIAEADTLLLTVPNQLGVAYNAHVMEAILTTVAPALGWR; from the coding sequence ATGAAAAAAATTGGATTTCTCTCATTCGGTCACTGGACGCCTTCGCCGCAGTCCGAGACGCGGTCGGCGGCTGACACTCTTTTGCAGTCCATCGATCTTGCCGTGGAGGCGGAGCGACTGGGGATGGATGGCGCTTACTTTCGCGTTCATCACTATGCGCGGCAACTGGCGTCACCGTTTCCGCTGCTGGCGGCGGTGGGTGCGAGGACACGCACGATTGAGATCGGCACGGCCGTGATCGATATGCGGTATGAGAATCCGCATTACATGGTGGAGGACGCGGGGGCGGCGGACCTGATTGCGGGCGGGCGTTTGCAGTTGGGGATCAGTCGCGGCTCGCCGGAGCAGGTGATCGATGGGTGGCGGTATTTTGGCTATCGTCCGGCCGAGGGCGAGAGCGATGCGGCGATGGGGCGGCGGCATGCCGAGGAGTTTTTTGAGCTGCTGCGCGGCGAGGGATTTGCGCAGCCGAATCCTCGCCCGATGTTTCCAAATCCGCCGGGGCTGCTGCGGCTTGAGCCTTACTCGGAGGGATTGCGCGAGCGTATCTGGTGGGGCGCGGGTTCGAATGCGACGGCGGTGTGGGCGGCGAAGCTGGGAATGAATCTGCAGTCTTCGACACTCAAAGACGATGAGACGGGTGAGCCGTTTCACGTTCAGCAGGCCAAGCAGATTCGCGTGTTTCGTGCGGCATGGAAGGAGGCGGGCCATGCCCGCGCTCCGCGCGTCTCTGTCAGCCGCAGTATCTTCGCGTTGATCGATGACCGTGATCGTGCGTACTTCGGACGGGGAGCTGAGGAAGCGGACAAGGTCGGCTTCATCGACCCCACGACGCGGGCGATCTTTGGGCGTAGCTATGCTGCGGAACCGGATGTGCTGGTGGAGCAGCTTCGAGGAGACGAGGCGATTGCAGAGGCCGATACGCTATTGCTTACGGTTCCGAACCAACTGGGCGTTGCCTACAACGCGCATGTGATGGAGGCGATTCTGACGACGGTGGCTCCCGCACTGGGCTGGCGCTGA
- a CDS encoding class I SAM-dependent methyltransferase produces MRQRIFAWAFARFNHRYEQFVSAYKQRLFAGLSGTVIELGAGTGVNLRYLDRDRVSWIGVDPNPFMRPYLLREADRLGMAADCRIGTAYELPVEDESVDAVISTLVLCSIDDQQRALREVLRVLKPGGRFLFIEHVAAPVGSRLRRMQRLITPLWGQLCDGCHPNCETAAQIKHAGFTAVEYEEIVAPLPIVSPQIVGMARKMS; encoded by the coding sequence TTGAGACAGCGAATCTTTGCGTGGGCGTTTGCGCGCTTCAATCACCGATACGAGCAGTTCGTCTCGGCCTATAAGCAGCGGCTGTTCGCAGGCCTGAGCGGTACCGTGATCGAACTTGGAGCGGGCACTGGAGTAAACCTGCGCTATCTCGACCGCGACCGCGTGAGCTGGATCGGAGTCGATCCCAATCCTTTTATGCGGCCTTATCTTTTGCGCGAAGCCGACAGGCTGGGCATGGCGGCGGATTGCCGCATCGGCACTGCCTATGAATTGCCGGTCGAGGATGAAAGCGTCGATGCTGTGATCAGCACGCTGGTGCTCTGCTCGATCGACGACCAGCAGCGTGCGCTGCGCGAGGTGCTGCGAGTGCTGAAGCCGGGCGGGAGATTTTTATTCATCGAGCATGTAGCCGCGCCGGTTGGGAGTCGTCTGCGCCGTATGCAGCGGCTGATCACGCCACTCTGGGGACAGCTTTGCGATGGCTGCCATCCGAATTGCGAGACCGCGGCGCAGATCAAGCACGCCGGTTTCACAGCGGTCGAGTACGAAGAGATCGTAGCTCCGCTGCCGATCGTCAGCCCGCAGATTGTAGGCATGGCGAGGAAGATGAGTTGA